Below is a genomic region from Isosphaeraceae bacterium EP7.
CGCAGAACCAGAGGCGGCCCTTGCCGTCGCGATAGCCCAGGTCGCCCATCCGGTGGAAGAAGCCGCCGGTGGCGGGGTCCTGGATCTTGGCCAGGGCGGTGGCGTCGGGCAGGCGGAAATATTCGCGGGTGACGTTGGGCCCGCGGACGACGAATTCGCCGACCTCGCCGTCGGCGACGAGCAGGTCGTCGGACCAGGTGGGGATGGGCGCGTCGCTGGTCCTGATAATCTCGACACGGACCCCCGGCACGGGGCGACCGACGCAGACGCCGTGGCCCAGGTCGGTCAGGCGGCGGGTGTCGAGGAGCAGCTCGTCGGAGCCGATCGAAGCGACGGGCAGCGCCTCGGTGGCGCCATACGGGGTGTAAAGCTGGACGTTGGGGGCCAGCATGGTGGCGAACCGCTCGACGACCTTGGCGGGGACCGGGGCGCCCGCGGAGATCACCCGACGAAGCGAGGGGAGCTTGATGTTCTTCTCGGCGCCATAGAACCCGACCCGGCGCATGAGGGCCGGGGAGCCGAACATGTTGGTGACGCCGAAGTCCTCGATGGCCTCGATGATCTTCGTCGGGTCGACCCGCGCGGGGCGGCTGGCGTCCATCTCGGGGATGATGGCGGTCATCCCCAGCGCGGGGCCGAAGAGGGCGAAGAGCGGGAAGGTGCAGAGGTCGATCTCGCCGGGCTGGATGCCGTAGACGGCGCGGAGGATCTCGACCTGCGCCGCGAAGATGGCGTGGGTGTACACGGCCCCCTTGGGCGGGCCGGTGCTGCCGCTGGTGAAGAGGATGGCGGCGACGTCATCCGGCTGCACGCGGGCCATGGTGTAGGGGGTGGCGAAGTTGCCGGCCTCGTACACCTCGTCGAGCGTCCGGCCGTTGCGCGGCCTGTGCTTGCTGACGGAGACGAGGACGCGGATGCTCTCGCGGCCCCAGCCCAGCACGGCGCGGGCGGCCAGCGCCTTCTCGGTGCCGATGAACGCCGAAGGCTCGGCGTCGGCCAGGCAGCGGCCGATGTTCCTGACGCCAATGCCCGGATCGATCAGGACCGGCACCGCGCCGGCCTTGAAGAGGGCGAAGGTGAGGGCGAAGAACTCGAGGCTCGGCTTGACCATCAGGGCCGTGCGGGCCCCCTTGCTGACGCCCAGCCCTTCCAGGCCACGGGCGATCGCGTTGCTGTCGCGGTCGAGCTGCTGGAAGGTCCGGTGGGTGTGCCGGGCCCGGCCCTGGCGGTCGCGGCCCGAGGGGCAGACGACGGCGAGCGAGTGCGGGCGCGACCGCGCCATGTCCGTCAGGGCCTCGGCGATGTTGACGATCAAGGGGTCGTTCAACGCGGGTCGCCTTCGGCCGGAGAGGGCGTGGTGGGGGACTCGATCGGGTGGTCGTCCAGGAACCTGCCGATCAGGGGGATGACGGCGTCGGCCTCGTCTTCCAGGATGTAGTGGCCGGCCTGCTCGAACCGGTGGACCTCGGCGGCCGGGAAGCGGCGGGTCCACTCGTCGAGGAA
It encodes:
- a CDS encoding fatty acid CoA ligase family protein, translating into MNDPLIVNIAEALTDMARSRPHSLAVVCPSGRDRQGRARHTHRTFQQLDRDSNAIARGLEGLGVSKGARTALMVKPSLEFFALTFALFKAGAVPVLIDPGIGVRNIGRCLADAEPSAFIGTEKALAARAVLGWGRESIRVLVSVSKHRPRNGRTLDEVYEAGNFATPYTMARVQPDDVAAILFTSGSTGPPKGAVYTHAIFAAQVEILRAVYGIQPGEIDLCTFPLFALFGPALGMTAIIPEMDASRPARVDPTKIIEAIEDFGVTNMFGSPALMRRVGFYGAEKNIKLPSLRRVISAGAPVPAKVVERFATMLAPNVQLYTPYGATEALPVASIGSDELLLDTRRLTDLGHGVCVGRPVPGVRVEIIRTSDAPIPTWSDDLLVADGEVGEFVVRGPNVTREYFRLPDATALAKIQDPATGGFFHRMGDLGYRDGKGRLWFCGRKAHRVQIQGGTLYTIPSEAIFNTHPEVARSALVGIGIPGSMRPVLCVEPTKWSWLIGRKRLRRELLALGATSPYTSAITTILFHPSFPVDIRHNSKIFREKLAAWATRRLRRQP